In Macaca nemestrina isolate mMacNem1 chromosome 9, mMacNem.hap1, whole genome shotgun sequence, a single genomic region encodes these proteins:
- the LOC139356339 gene encoding putative inactive fatty acyl-CoA reductase 2-like protein → MLVYHCTSGNLNPCNWGKMGFQVLPTFEIPIPFERAFRRPYADFTTSNFTTQYWNAISHQAPAIIYDFYLWLTGRKLRACACQTSPSQLKEQPATSATCHLCKLPLPAGRICFASCEEPRRHQGISLLTYICLSGM, encoded by the exons ATGTTAGTCTACCACTGTACATCTGGTAACCTCAATCCCTGCAATTGGGGCAAAATGG gattCCAGGTCTTGCCAACCTTTGAAATTCCAATTCCATTTGAGAGAGCTTTTAGGAGGCCATATGCTGATTTCACCACCAGCAACTTCACAACCCAGTACTGGAATGCCATCAGCCACCAGGCCCCTGCCATCATCTATGACTTCTATCTATGGCTTACTGGAAGGAAACTCAG GGCCTGTGCATGCCAGACAAGTCCAAGCCAGCTCAAAGaacaaccagccacctctgccacCTGCCACCTCTGCAAACTGCCACTTCCTGCTGGCAGGATTTGTTTTGCATCCTGTGAAGAGCCAAGGAGGCACCAGGGCATAAGTCTACTCACTTATATCTGTTTGTCTGGAATGTAA